A window of Vigna unguiculata cultivar IT97K-499-35 chromosome 4, ASM411807v1, whole genome shotgun sequence contains these coding sequences:
- the LOC114181786 gene encoding cleavage and polyadenylation specificity factor subunit 1 isoform X1 produces MSFAAYKMMQWSTGIENCAAGFLTHSRADSVPLQTDDLDTEWPSRPSRVGPLPNLVVTAANVLEVYAVRIQEDQPNKAADPRRGTLLDGIEGASLELVCHYRLHGNIETMAVLSIGGGDASRKRDSIILTFADAKISVLEYDDSIHGLRTSSLHCFEGPEWLHLKRGREQFARGPVVKVDPQGRCGGALIYDLQMIILKATQAGSGLVGDDDALGFSGAVAARIESSYMINLRDLDMRHVKDFTFVHGYIEPVMVILHERELTWAGRVSWKHHTCMISALSISTTLKQHPLIWSAVNLPHDAYKLLAVPSPIGGVLVIGANTVHYHSQSASCSLALNSYAVSPDNSQEMPRSSFNVELDSANATWLLSDVALLSTKTGELLLLTLVYDGRVVQRLDLSKSKASVLSSGITTIGNCLFFLASRLGDSMLVQFSCGSGGSMLSSNLKEEVGDIEVDAPSKRLRRSPSDTLQDMVSGEELSLYGSAPNRTESAQKSFSFAVRDSLINVGPLKDFSYGLRINADANATGIAKQSNYELVCCSGHGKNGSLCVLRQSIRPEVITEVELPGCKGIWTVYHKSTRSHNTDSSKLADDDDEYHAYLIISLEARTMVLETADLLSEVTESVDYYVQGKTLAAGNLFGRRRVIQVYERGARILDGSFMTQDVTFGASNSESGSASESAVALSVSIADPFVLLRMSDGSVRLLIGDPITCTISVTSPASFESTKGSVSSCTLYHDKGPEPWLRKTSTDAWLSTGVGEAIDGTDGAAQDHGDIYCVVCFDNGNLEIFDVPNFNCVFSVENFMSGKSHLVDALMKEVLKDSKMGDRDGVVSQGRKENVPDMKVEELAIQRWSGQHSRPFLFGILSDGTILCYHAYLYESPDGTSKVEDSASAGGSVGLGTTNVSRLRNLRFVRVPLDAYAREETSNGSPRQQITIFKNIGNYQGFFLSGSRPAWVMVLRERLRVHPQLCDGSIVAFTVLHNVNCNHGLIYVTSQGVLKICQLPSGSNYDSYWPVQKIPLKATPHQVTYFAEKNLYPLIVSFPVLKPLNQVISLVDQDVNHQSEGQNMNSDEQNRFYPIDEFEVRIMEPEKSGGPWQTKATIPMQSSENALTVRMVTLLNTTSKENETLLAIGTAYVQGEDVAARGRILLFSLGKNTDNPQSLVSEVYSKELKGAISALASLQGHLLIASGPKIILHKWNGTELNGIAFFDAPPLHVVSLNIVKNFILIGDIHKSIYFLSWKEQGAQLSLLAKDFASLDCFATEFLIDGSTLSLMVSDDKKNIQIFYYAPKMSESWKGQKLLSRAEFHVGAHVTKFLRLQMLSTSDRAGSAPGSDKTNRFALLFGTLDGSIGCIAPLDEITFRRLQSLQRKLVDAVAHVAGLNPRAFRQFQSNGKAHKPGPDSIVDCELLCHYEMLPLEEQLEIAHQVGTTRSQILSNLSDLSLGTSFL; encoded by the exons ATGAGTTTCGCGGCGTACAAGATGATGCAGTGGTCCACTGGAATCGAGAATTGCGCCGCCGGCTTCCTCACGCACTCACGAGCCGACTCCGTTCCGCTACAGACCGACGACCTAGACACCGAGTGGCCCTCCCGCCCCAGCCGCGTCGGCCCCCTCCCCAACCTCGTCGTCACCGCCGCCAACGTCCTCGAGGTCTACGCCGTACGCATCCAAGAGGACCAGCCGAACAAGGCCGCCGACCCTCGTCGCGGCACTCTCCTCGATGGAATCGAGGGAGCCTCCCTTGAGCTCGTGTGCCACTACAG GTTGCATGGTAATATTGAAACCATGGCTGTGTTGAGCATTGGAGGTGGTGATGCTTCTAGGAAGAGAGACTCTATCATCTTAACTTTTGCAGATGCAAAGATTTCTGTTCTCGAGTATGATGATTCTATTCATGGACTTCGAACTAG TTCTTTACATTGTTTTGAGGGTCCAGAGTGGCTTCATCTGAAAAGAGGAAGAGAACAATTTGCAAGGGGACCGGTGGTAAAGGTTGATCCTCAAGGCAGGTGTGGTGGAGCACTTATATATGATTTGCAAATGATAATACTAAAGGCCACTCAG GCTGGTTCTGGTTTAGTTGGGGACGACGATGCCTTGGGATTTTCAGGAGCAGTTGCTGCTCGAATCGAGTCATCTTATATGATAAACCTGCGTGACTTGGATATGAGGCATGTAAAAGATTTTACGTTTGTCCATG GCTACATTGAACCTGTAATGGTTATTTTACATGAACGTGAACTCACTTGGGCTGGGCGTGTCTCATGGAAGCATCATACTTGCATGATATCAGCACTTAGTATCAGTACAACCTTAAAGCAGCATCCACTTATTTGGTCAGCTGTT AATCTCCCCCATGATGCATACAAACTTCTTGCTGTGCCCTCACCAATAGGTGGTGTTCTTGTAATAGGTGCTAACACTGTTCATTATCACAGTCAG TCTGCTTCTTGTTCATTGGCCTTGAACAGCTATGCTGTTTCACCTGACAATAG TCAAGAGATGCCGAGATCAAGTTTTAACGTGGAGCTTGATTCTGCCAATGCAACTTGGTTGTTGAGCGATGTGGCCTTGCTGTCTACAAAAACTGGCGAACTGCTATTGCTTACACTTGTTTATGATGGAAG GGTTGTACAGAGACTTGATCTTTCCAAGTCAAAAGCTTCAGTTCTGTCATCT GGTATTACGACCATTGGGAATTGTCTGTTTTTTCTCGCCAGTCGGTTAGGGGATAGTATGTTGGTGCAATTTTCTTGTGGATCTGGTGGTTCAATGTTGTCATCCAATTTAAAAGAAGAG GTTGGTGATATTGAAGTGGATGCTCCATCAAAGAGATTGCGGAGGTCACCTTCTGATACTTTGCAAGACATGGTTAGTGGTGAAGAGCTCTCCTTGTATGGGTCTGCTCCAAATAGAACAGAATCAGCTCAG AAGTCCTTCTCGTTTGCTGTGAGGGATTCATTGATTAATGTTGGTCCTTTGAAAGATTTCTCATATGGTTTAAGAATAAACGCTGATGCAAATGCTACAGGGATAGCCAAACAGAGTAACTATGAATTG GTGTGCTGTTCTGGTCATGGAAAGAATGGTTCTTTGTGTGTTCTGCGGCAATCGATTCGTCCAGAAGTGATTACTGAG GTTGAACTTCCTGGTTGCAAAGGAATTTGGACTGTGTATCATAAGAGCACACGCTCTCATAATACCGATTCTTCTAAGCTggctgatgatgatgatgagtaTCATGCCTATCTTATTATTAGTTTGGAGGCTCGTACAATG GTACTAGAAACAGCCGATCTTCTGAGTGAGGTTACTGAAAGTGTGGACTATTATGTTCAAGGAAAAACACTTGCTGCGGGAAATTTATTTGGAAG GCGTCGAGTTATCCAAGTGTATGAACGTGGTGCTCGAATTCTAGATGGTTCTTTTATGACCCAAGATGTaacctttggagcttcaaattCAGAATCTGGTTCTGCTTCTGAGAGTGCTGTAGCACTTTCTGTTTCTATAGCTGATCCATTTGTCTTACTCAGAATGAGTGATGGAAGTGTTCGTCTTCTGATTGGAG ATCCTATTACCTGCACAATTTCTGTCACTTCACCAGCTTCATTCGAGAGCACCAAGGGATCAGTTTCTTCATGCACACTGTACCATGATAAAGGACCTGAGCCTTGGCTGAGGAAGACTAGTACTGATGCGTGGCTTTCAACTGGTGTTGGTGAGGCTATTGATGGTACTGATGGTGCTGCTCAGGACCATGGGGATATTTATTGTGTAGTTTGTTTTGATAATGGCAACCTTGAAATATTTGATGTGCCCAATTTCAATTGTGTCTTTTCTGTGGAAAATTTCATGTCTGGAAAGAGCCATCTTGTTGATGCTCTGATGAAAGAAGTACTAAAAGATTCTAAAATGGGGGATAGAGATGGAGTGGTcagccaagggaggaaggaaAATGTACCAGATATGAAGGTTGAAGAGTTGGCTATACAGAGATGGTCTGGGCAACATAGCCGTCCATTTCTTTTTGGGATTTTGAGTGATGGAACTATTCTTTGTTACCATGCTTATCTTTATGAAAGTCCAGATGGTACTTCTAAAGTTGAGGATTCAGCATCAGCGGGAGGATCCGTTGGCCTTGGCACTACCAATGTTTCCAGGCTTAGAAATTTGAGATTTGTTCGTGTGCCCTTGGATGCATATGCTAGGGAGGAGACATCTAATGGATCACCTCGTCAacaaattactatttttaagaatattggtAATTATCAAGGATTCTTCCTGTCTGGGTCAAGACCAGCTTGGGTCATGGTGTTGAGGGAACGACTTCGTGTTCATCCACAG CTATGTGATGGGTCTATTGTTGCTTTTACTGTACTTCACAACGTGAACTGCAATCATGGACTTATATATGTTACATCACAG GGTGTTTTGAAGATATGCCAGCTGCCTTCTGGTTCAAACTATGACAGCTACTGGCCTGTACAAAAA ATTCCACTAAAAGCCACTCCACACCAAGTAACATATTTTGCTGAGAAGAATTTATATCCACTTATTGTCTCGTTTCCT GTTCTTAAACCACTAAATCAAGTTATTTCTTTGGTTGACCAAGATGTCAACCATCAGAGTGAGGGTCAGAATATGAATTCTGATGAGCAAAACCGCTTTTATCctattgatgaatttgaggttcGAATTATGGAACCAGAAAAGTCTGGTGGCCCTTGGCAAACAAAAGCAACAATACCTATGCAAAGTTCTGAAAATGCCCTCACTGTGAGGATGGTTACCCTGCTg AATACAAcctcaaaagaaaatgaaacactTTTAGCCATTGGGACTGCTTATGTGCAAGGAGAGGATGTTGCTGCAAGAGGACGCATCCTCCTGTTTTCTTTGGGGAAAAATACTGATAATCCACAATCTCTG GTTTCAGAGGTGTATTCTAAGGAATTAAAAGGTGCTATATCTGCCTTGGCCTCACTTCAGGGCCATCTATTAATAGCGTCTGGTCCAAAAATTATTCTGCACAAGTGGAATGGCACTGAGTTGAATGGTATTGCATTTTTTGATGCACCACCATTACATGTTGTGAGCTTAAATATT GTAAAGAACTTCATCCTTATTGGCGACATCCATAAAAGCATATACTTTCTCAGTTGGAAAGAGCAGGGTGCTCAATTGAGTTTATTAGCCAAGGATTTTGCTTCTCTCGATTGTTTTGCGACAGAATTTTTGATTGATGGAAGTACTCTTAGTCTCATGGTTtcagatgataaaaaaaatatccag ATTTTTTACTATGCGCCAAAGATGTCCGAGAGTTGGAAAGGACAGAAGCTTCTTTCAAGAGCTGAATTTCATGTTGGTGCTCATGTGACTAAATTCTTAAGATTGCAAATGCTATCCACTTCAGATAGAGCTGGTTCAGCTCCAGGCTCAGATAAAACCAATCGTTTTGCGTTATTATTTGGGACCCTGGATGGCAGTATTGGCTGCATTGCCCCGCTTGATGAAATCACATTTCGTAGACTGCAGTCTTTGCAGAGAAAGCTTGTTGATGCTGTAGCCCATGTTGCTGGCCTGAACCCCAGAGCTTTCAGACAATTTCAGTCAAATGGAAAGGCTCATAAGCCTGGCCCTGACAGTATAGTTGACTGCGAGCTGCTATGCCA TTATGAAATGCTTCCATTGGAGGAACAGCTTGAAATTGCTCATCAGGTTGGGACAACTCGATCACAAATTCTCTCAAATCTAAGTGATCTGTCTCTTGGAACAAGCTTCTTGTAA
- the LOC114181786 gene encoding cleavage and polyadenylation specificity factor subunit 1 isoform X2, with protein sequence MSFAAYKMMQWSTGIENCAAGFLTHSRADSVPLQTDDLDTEWPSRPSRVGPLPNLVVTAANVLEVYAVRIQEDQPNKAADPRRGTLLDGIEGASLELVCHYRLHGNIETMAVLSIGGGDASRKRDSIILTFADAKISVLEYDDSIHGLRTSSLHCFEGPEWLHLKRGREQFARGPVVKVDPQGRCGGALIYDLQMIILKATQAGSGLVGDDDALGFSGAVAARIESSYMINLRDLDMRHVKDFTFVHGYIEPVMVILHERELTWAGRVSWKHHTCMISALSISTTLKQHPLIWSAVNLPHDAYKLLAVPSPIGGVLVIGANTVHYHSQSASCSLALNSYAVSPDNSQEMPRSSFNVELDSANATWLLSDVALLSTKTGELLLLTLVYDGRVVQRLDLSKSKASVLSSGITTIGNCLFFLASRLGDSMLVQFSCGSGGSMLSSNLKEEVGDIEVDAPSKRLRRSPSDTLQDMVSGEELSLYGSAPNRTESAQSFSFAVRDSLINVGPLKDFSYGLRINADANATGIAKQSNYELVCCSGHGKNGSLCVLRQSIRPEVITEVELPGCKGIWTVYHKSTRSHNTDSSKLADDDDEYHAYLIISLEARTMVLETADLLSEVTESVDYYVQGKTLAAGNLFGRRRVIQVYERGARILDGSFMTQDVTFGASNSESGSASESAVALSVSIADPFVLLRMSDGSVRLLIGDPITCTISVTSPASFESTKGSVSSCTLYHDKGPEPWLRKTSTDAWLSTGVGEAIDGTDGAAQDHGDIYCVVCFDNGNLEIFDVPNFNCVFSVENFMSGKSHLVDALMKEVLKDSKMGDRDGVVSQGRKENVPDMKVEELAIQRWSGQHSRPFLFGILSDGTILCYHAYLYESPDGTSKVEDSASAGGSVGLGTTNVSRLRNLRFVRVPLDAYAREETSNGSPRQQITIFKNIGNYQGFFLSGSRPAWVMVLRERLRVHPQLCDGSIVAFTVLHNVNCNHGLIYVTSQGVLKICQLPSGSNYDSYWPVQKIPLKATPHQVTYFAEKNLYPLIVSFPVLKPLNQVISLVDQDVNHQSEGQNMNSDEQNRFYPIDEFEVRIMEPEKSGGPWQTKATIPMQSSENALTVRMVTLLNTTSKENETLLAIGTAYVQGEDVAARGRILLFSLGKNTDNPQSLVSEVYSKELKGAISALASLQGHLLIASGPKIILHKWNGTELNGIAFFDAPPLHVVSLNIVKNFILIGDIHKSIYFLSWKEQGAQLSLLAKDFASLDCFATEFLIDGSTLSLMVSDDKKNIQIFYYAPKMSESWKGQKLLSRAEFHVGAHVTKFLRLQMLSTSDRAGSAPGSDKTNRFALLFGTLDGSIGCIAPLDEITFRRLQSLQRKLVDAVAHVAGLNPRAFRQFQSNGKAHKPGPDSIVDCELLCHYEMLPLEEQLEIAHQVGTTRSQILSNLSDLSLGTSFL encoded by the exons ATGAGTTTCGCGGCGTACAAGATGATGCAGTGGTCCACTGGAATCGAGAATTGCGCCGCCGGCTTCCTCACGCACTCACGAGCCGACTCCGTTCCGCTACAGACCGACGACCTAGACACCGAGTGGCCCTCCCGCCCCAGCCGCGTCGGCCCCCTCCCCAACCTCGTCGTCACCGCCGCCAACGTCCTCGAGGTCTACGCCGTACGCATCCAAGAGGACCAGCCGAACAAGGCCGCCGACCCTCGTCGCGGCACTCTCCTCGATGGAATCGAGGGAGCCTCCCTTGAGCTCGTGTGCCACTACAG GTTGCATGGTAATATTGAAACCATGGCTGTGTTGAGCATTGGAGGTGGTGATGCTTCTAGGAAGAGAGACTCTATCATCTTAACTTTTGCAGATGCAAAGATTTCTGTTCTCGAGTATGATGATTCTATTCATGGACTTCGAACTAG TTCTTTACATTGTTTTGAGGGTCCAGAGTGGCTTCATCTGAAAAGAGGAAGAGAACAATTTGCAAGGGGACCGGTGGTAAAGGTTGATCCTCAAGGCAGGTGTGGTGGAGCACTTATATATGATTTGCAAATGATAATACTAAAGGCCACTCAG GCTGGTTCTGGTTTAGTTGGGGACGACGATGCCTTGGGATTTTCAGGAGCAGTTGCTGCTCGAATCGAGTCATCTTATATGATAAACCTGCGTGACTTGGATATGAGGCATGTAAAAGATTTTACGTTTGTCCATG GCTACATTGAACCTGTAATGGTTATTTTACATGAACGTGAACTCACTTGGGCTGGGCGTGTCTCATGGAAGCATCATACTTGCATGATATCAGCACTTAGTATCAGTACAACCTTAAAGCAGCATCCACTTATTTGGTCAGCTGTT AATCTCCCCCATGATGCATACAAACTTCTTGCTGTGCCCTCACCAATAGGTGGTGTTCTTGTAATAGGTGCTAACACTGTTCATTATCACAGTCAG TCTGCTTCTTGTTCATTGGCCTTGAACAGCTATGCTGTTTCACCTGACAATAG TCAAGAGATGCCGAGATCAAGTTTTAACGTGGAGCTTGATTCTGCCAATGCAACTTGGTTGTTGAGCGATGTGGCCTTGCTGTCTACAAAAACTGGCGAACTGCTATTGCTTACACTTGTTTATGATGGAAG GGTTGTACAGAGACTTGATCTTTCCAAGTCAAAAGCTTCAGTTCTGTCATCT GGTATTACGACCATTGGGAATTGTCTGTTTTTTCTCGCCAGTCGGTTAGGGGATAGTATGTTGGTGCAATTTTCTTGTGGATCTGGTGGTTCAATGTTGTCATCCAATTTAAAAGAAGAG GTTGGTGATATTGAAGTGGATGCTCCATCAAAGAGATTGCGGAGGTCACCTTCTGATACTTTGCAAGACATGGTTAGTGGTGAAGAGCTCTCCTTGTATGGGTCTGCTCCAAATAGAACAGAATCAGCTCAG TCCTTCTCGTTTGCTGTGAGGGATTCATTGATTAATGTTGGTCCTTTGAAAGATTTCTCATATGGTTTAAGAATAAACGCTGATGCAAATGCTACAGGGATAGCCAAACAGAGTAACTATGAATTG GTGTGCTGTTCTGGTCATGGAAAGAATGGTTCTTTGTGTGTTCTGCGGCAATCGATTCGTCCAGAAGTGATTACTGAG GTTGAACTTCCTGGTTGCAAAGGAATTTGGACTGTGTATCATAAGAGCACACGCTCTCATAATACCGATTCTTCTAAGCTggctgatgatgatgatgagtaTCATGCCTATCTTATTATTAGTTTGGAGGCTCGTACAATG GTACTAGAAACAGCCGATCTTCTGAGTGAGGTTACTGAAAGTGTGGACTATTATGTTCAAGGAAAAACACTTGCTGCGGGAAATTTATTTGGAAG GCGTCGAGTTATCCAAGTGTATGAACGTGGTGCTCGAATTCTAGATGGTTCTTTTATGACCCAAGATGTaacctttggagcttcaaattCAGAATCTGGTTCTGCTTCTGAGAGTGCTGTAGCACTTTCTGTTTCTATAGCTGATCCATTTGTCTTACTCAGAATGAGTGATGGAAGTGTTCGTCTTCTGATTGGAG ATCCTATTACCTGCACAATTTCTGTCACTTCACCAGCTTCATTCGAGAGCACCAAGGGATCAGTTTCTTCATGCACACTGTACCATGATAAAGGACCTGAGCCTTGGCTGAGGAAGACTAGTACTGATGCGTGGCTTTCAACTGGTGTTGGTGAGGCTATTGATGGTACTGATGGTGCTGCTCAGGACCATGGGGATATTTATTGTGTAGTTTGTTTTGATAATGGCAACCTTGAAATATTTGATGTGCCCAATTTCAATTGTGTCTTTTCTGTGGAAAATTTCATGTCTGGAAAGAGCCATCTTGTTGATGCTCTGATGAAAGAAGTACTAAAAGATTCTAAAATGGGGGATAGAGATGGAGTGGTcagccaagggaggaaggaaAATGTACCAGATATGAAGGTTGAAGAGTTGGCTATACAGAGATGGTCTGGGCAACATAGCCGTCCATTTCTTTTTGGGATTTTGAGTGATGGAACTATTCTTTGTTACCATGCTTATCTTTATGAAAGTCCAGATGGTACTTCTAAAGTTGAGGATTCAGCATCAGCGGGAGGATCCGTTGGCCTTGGCACTACCAATGTTTCCAGGCTTAGAAATTTGAGATTTGTTCGTGTGCCCTTGGATGCATATGCTAGGGAGGAGACATCTAATGGATCACCTCGTCAacaaattactatttttaagaatattggtAATTATCAAGGATTCTTCCTGTCTGGGTCAAGACCAGCTTGGGTCATGGTGTTGAGGGAACGACTTCGTGTTCATCCACAG CTATGTGATGGGTCTATTGTTGCTTTTACTGTACTTCACAACGTGAACTGCAATCATGGACTTATATATGTTACATCACAG GGTGTTTTGAAGATATGCCAGCTGCCTTCTGGTTCAAACTATGACAGCTACTGGCCTGTACAAAAA ATTCCACTAAAAGCCACTCCACACCAAGTAACATATTTTGCTGAGAAGAATTTATATCCACTTATTGTCTCGTTTCCT GTTCTTAAACCACTAAATCAAGTTATTTCTTTGGTTGACCAAGATGTCAACCATCAGAGTGAGGGTCAGAATATGAATTCTGATGAGCAAAACCGCTTTTATCctattgatgaatttgaggttcGAATTATGGAACCAGAAAAGTCTGGTGGCCCTTGGCAAACAAAAGCAACAATACCTATGCAAAGTTCTGAAAATGCCCTCACTGTGAGGATGGTTACCCTGCTg AATACAAcctcaaaagaaaatgaaacactTTTAGCCATTGGGACTGCTTATGTGCAAGGAGAGGATGTTGCTGCAAGAGGACGCATCCTCCTGTTTTCTTTGGGGAAAAATACTGATAATCCACAATCTCTG GTTTCAGAGGTGTATTCTAAGGAATTAAAAGGTGCTATATCTGCCTTGGCCTCACTTCAGGGCCATCTATTAATAGCGTCTGGTCCAAAAATTATTCTGCACAAGTGGAATGGCACTGAGTTGAATGGTATTGCATTTTTTGATGCACCACCATTACATGTTGTGAGCTTAAATATT GTAAAGAACTTCATCCTTATTGGCGACATCCATAAAAGCATATACTTTCTCAGTTGGAAAGAGCAGGGTGCTCAATTGAGTTTATTAGCCAAGGATTTTGCTTCTCTCGATTGTTTTGCGACAGAATTTTTGATTGATGGAAGTACTCTTAGTCTCATGGTTtcagatgataaaaaaaatatccag ATTTTTTACTATGCGCCAAAGATGTCCGAGAGTTGGAAAGGACAGAAGCTTCTTTCAAGAGCTGAATTTCATGTTGGTGCTCATGTGACTAAATTCTTAAGATTGCAAATGCTATCCACTTCAGATAGAGCTGGTTCAGCTCCAGGCTCAGATAAAACCAATCGTTTTGCGTTATTATTTGGGACCCTGGATGGCAGTATTGGCTGCATTGCCCCGCTTGATGAAATCACATTTCGTAGACTGCAGTCTTTGCAGAGAAAGCTTGTTGATGCTGTAGCCCATGTTGCTGGCCTGAACCCCAGAGCTTTCAGACAATTTCAGTCAAATGGAAAGGCTCATAAGCCTGGCCCTGACAGTATAGTTGACTGCGAGCTGCTATGCCA TTATGAAATGCTTCCATTGGAGGAACAGCTTGAAATTGCTCATCAGGTTGGGACAACTCGATCACAAATTCTCTCAAATCTAAGTGATCTGTCTCTTGGAACAAGCTTCTTGTAA